One genomic segment of Ipomoea triloba cultivar NCNSP0323 chromosome 9, ASM357664v1 includes these proteins:
- the LOC116030865 gene encoding transcription factor DUO1-like isoform X1, whose amino-acid sequence MEGRSWCNGELGDIKKGPWKVEEDEVLLNHVNKYGPRDWSSIRSKGLLQRTGKSCRLRWVNKLRPNLKNGVKFSAEEERIVIDLQAQFGNKWARIATYLPGRTDNDVKNFWSSRQKRLARILHNSTPQSSKSRGDSNSGSSVKEVPALLDVPSLEEPKFRSSANEESLSKPQSCSSSYIENFEAIPMLDLMNPTSFTFEPNLLQLEYAQCETKPFHGSQPQLPFPQVQTTDFSLPPLEGQDFASRLGDLNFFDAFGNTSGPEPETSCEGVVKQESDAVINPLSPDSFIDDFSIDMFDHIEPLPSPSDW is encoded by the exons ATGGAGGGAAGAAGTTGGTGCAATGGAGAGTTGGGGGACATAAAGAAAGGTCCATGGAAAGTTGAGGAAGATGAGGTGCTTCTCAACCATGTCAACAAGTATGGCCCCAGAGACTGGAGCTCCATTCGATCCAAAGGCTTATTGCAGCGCACCGGAAAATCCTGTCGCCTCCGATGGGTCAACAAACTCCGACCCAACTTGAAGAA TGGAGTGAAGTTTTCAGCAGAGGAGGAGAGGATTGTGATTGATCTTCAGGCACAATTCGGGAACAAATGGGCAAGGATAGCGACGTATTTGCCAGGAAGAACGGACAATGATGTGAAGAATTTTTGGAGTAGCAGGCAGAAGCGGCTGGCAAGAATCCTGCACAATTCAACGCCACAGTCTAGCAAGTCACGGGGAGACAGCAATAGTGGCAGCAGCGTTAAGGAAGTTCCCGCTCTTCTTGATGTTCCATCCTTGGAG GAACCTAAGTTCAGATCCTCTGCAAATGAAGAATCTTTGTCTAAGCCTCAGTCTTGCTCATCATCATATATTGAAAATTTCGAGGCAATCCCAATGCTAGATTTAATGAATCCAACTTCATTCACTTTCGAGCCTAATCTGCTACAGCTTGAGTATGCTCAGTGCGAGACCAAACCCTTCCATGGGTCACAGCCACAGCTTCCCTTTCCGCAGGTTCAGACGACAGACTTTTCGTTGCCACCTCTAGAAGGTCAAGATTTCGCCTCGAGGCTCGGGGATCTCAACTTCTTCGATGCGTTTGGAAATACGAGTGGTCCAGAACCAGAGACGAGCTGTGAGGGTGTTGTGAAGCAAGAAAGTGATGCTGTGATTAACCCTCTAAGCCCAGATAGCTtcattgatgacttctccaTAGACATGTTTGATCATATTGAACCACTACCCAGCCCATCTGATTGGTGA
- the LOC116030865 gene encoding transcription factor DUO1-like isoform X2 — protein MAPRASGVKFSAEEERIVIDLQAQFGNKWARIATYLPGRTDNDVKNFWSSRQKRLARILHNSTPQSSKSRGDSNSGSSVKEVPALLDVPSLEEPKFRSSANEESLSKPQSCSSSYIENFEAIPMLDLMNPTSFTFEPNLLQLEYAQCETKPFHGSQPQLPFPQVQTTDFSLPPLEGQDFASRLGDLNFFDAFGNTSGPEPETSCEGVVKQESDAVINPLSPDSFIDDFSIDMFDHIEPLPSPSDW, from the exons ATGGCTCCCCGTGCAAG TGGAGTGAAGTTTTCAGCAGAGGAGGAGAGGATTGTGATTGATCTTCAGGCACAATTCGGGAACAAATGGGCAAGGATAGCGACGTATTTGCCAGGAAGAACGGACAATGATGTGAAGAATTTTTGGAGTAGCAGGCAGAAGCGGCTGGCAAGAATCCTGCACAATTCAACGCCACAGTCTAGCAAGTCACGGGGAGACAGCAATAGTGGCAGCAGCGTTAAGGAAGTTCCCGCTCTTCTTGATGTTCCATCCTTGGAG GAACCTAAGTTCAGATCCTCTGCAAATGAAGAATCTTTGTCTAAGCCTCAGTCTTGCTCATCATCATATATTGAAAATTTCGAGGCAATCCCAATGCTAGATTTAATGAATCCAACTTCATTCACTTTCGAGCCTAATCTGCTACAGCTTGAGTATGCTCAGTGCGAGACCAAACCCTTCCATGGGTCACAGCCACAGCTTCCCTTTCCGCAGGTTCAGACGACAGACTTTTCGTTGCCACCTCTAGAAGGTCAAGATTTCGCCTCGAGGCTCGGGGATCTCAACTTCTTCGATGCGTTTGGAAATACGAGTGGTCCAGAACCAGAGACGAGCTGTGAGGGTGTTGTGAAGCAAGAAAGTGATGCTGTGATTAACCCTCTAAGCCCAGATAGCTtcattgatgacttctccaTAGACATGTTTGATCATATTGAACCACTACCCAGCCCATCTGATTGGTGA
- the LOC116030581 gene encoding trihelix transcription factor ASIL2-like has translation MAAASSSPSNQDLSATPPENPLSIVTVAAAGSGAGAASTRRLPPPCWSHEETIALIDAYRDKWYSLRRGNLRANHWQEVADDVAVRCPVDSPKTAVQCRHKMEKLRKRYRAEIQRAAPYGGVRSHRYCSSWVLFKLMDAMERGTNAAAAASPPPDEEELEDDAEDIKQNSVKHIGDIYSQNNLNSNKRSSFQGSMTNGGTGVRIRIPTLPMAKPYSKFDEILTQNPNPNPNTSYGSSRMLKGDCFGKKSADLGKRVSGEEEVGEKRKADPIAEMVTAIKALGDGFLKMERMKMELARELEEMKMEMEMKRTEMILESQQRIVEAFANALTEKNNNNKKTKRMPTPECQMPHS, from the coding sequence ATGGCCGCCGCATCGTCTTCTCCGTCCAATCAGGATCTCTCTGCTACTCCGCCTGAGAATCCTTTATCTATTGTCACCGTCGCCGCCGCTGGCTCTGGCGCTGGAGCTGCCTCCACTCGCCGCCTTCCTCCGCCCTGCTGGTCCCACGAGGAAACAATAGCCCTAATCGATGCGTATCGGGACAAGTGGTACTCTCTCCGCCGCGGTAATCTCCGGGCCAATCACTGGCAGGAAGTCGCCGACGATGTCGCCGTTAGATGCCCTGTCGATTCTCCCAAGACCGCCGTGCAGTGCCGCCACAAGATGGAGAAGCTCAGGAAACGATACCGTGCCGAGATTCAACGCGCCGCCCCATACGGTGGCGTTCGCTCCCACCGTTACTGCTCCTCCTGGGTCTTGTTCAAGCTCATGGATGCCATGGAAAGAGGTACcaacgccgccgccgccgcatcTCCGCCACCCGATGAGGAGGAGCTCGAGGATGATGCGGAAGATATCAAGCAAAATAGCGTCAAACACATCGGTGATATATATAGCCAAAACAATCTGAATTCTAATAAAAGAAGTAGCTTTCAGGGTTCCATGACTAATGGGGGAACTGGTGTTCGGATTCGTATTCCAACACTTCCCATGGCCAAGCCTTACAGTAAATTTGATGAAATATTAACccaaaaccctaaccctaaccctaacacTAGTTATGGGTCTAGTAGGATGTTAAAAGGAGATTGTTTTGGGAAGAAGTCTGCTGATTTGGGGAAAAGGGTTAGTGGGGAAGAAGAGGTGGGGGAGAAGAGGAAGGCAGACCCAATTGCTGAGATGGTCACAGCAATTAAGGCATTGGGAGATGGATTTCTGAAGATGGAGAGGATGAAAATGGAATTGGCTCGGGAATTAGAAGAAATGaagatggaaatggaaatgaaaaggactgagatgattcttgaatcGCAACAGAGGATTGTGGAAGCTTTTGCCAATGCTCTCACcgagaagaataataataataagaagaccAAGAGGATGCCTACCCCAGAATGTCAGATGCCTCATAGTTGA
- the LOC116028646 gene encoding uncharacterized protein LOC116028646 has product METMTSTVPAKSQPLHNFALPHLKWKKNHHSNNHHRGRSPKLPESASSPSRVDSPIRKSQSPLLHSFQSPNHESLAPPPRQSPMLGGDLVSESSRRNSASPEKLEKKHRVSETDAIGQKESRSKIVLKLPRKNKGVEIQEETKADEAQEEGKTAVAPVDQESSEEPVPKTWNLRPRKPIQKSLNLNGVQFKVAMIEDKTQSPHRTPIRSEAELNSAEKKEKRQRFSLALSREEIEEDIFALTGSKPVRRPKKRAKSVQKQLDTLFPGLWLASITPDSYKVSEIPLKG; this is encoded by the exons ATGGAGACTATGACGTCGACCGTGCCTGCTAAGTCTCAGCCGCTACACAACTTTGCTTTGCCTCACTTGAAGTGGAAGAAGAATCATCACTCCAACAACCACCACCGCGGCCGCTCCCCCAAGCTCCCCGAATCGGCATCATCTCCGTCGCGGGTTGATTCGCCCATACGGAAGTCTCAGTCGCCACTGCTACACTCGTTTCAGTCTCCCAATCATGAGTCCTTGGCCCCGCCGCCGCGCCAATCTCCCATGCTCGGCGGAGATTTGGTTTCGGAATCGAGTAGGCGGAATTCGGCGTCTCCGGAGAAGTTGGAGAAGAAACATAGGGTTTCGGAGACGGATGCGATTGGGCAGAAAGAAAGCAGATCAAAAATAGTGCTGAAACTCCCTCGTAAAAATAAGGGCGTGGAAATTCAGGAGGAGACAAAGGCCGATGAGGCTCAGGAGGAGGGAAAGACGGCTGTTGCTCCTGTAGATCAGGAATCATCGGAAGAGCCAGTGCCGAAGACATGGAATTTGAGGCCCAGGAAGCCGATACAGAAGTCATTGAATTTGAATGGAGTCCAATTCAAAGTGGCTATGATAGAGGACAAAACTCAGTCGCCTCACAGGACTCCAATCAGGTCGGAGGCCGAGTTGAACAGTGCTGAGAAGAAAGAGAAGCGGCAGAGATTTTCACTTGCGCTCTCCAGGGAAGAGATTGAAGAGGATATATTTGCCCTAACCGGATCCAAACCGGTAAGGCGGCCCAAGAAGAGAGCTAAATCTGTTCAGAAACAGCTTGAC ACTCTTTTTCCTGGGTTATGGTTGGCTTCAATTACTCCGGATTCATATAAAGTCTCTGAAATACCTCTAAAG GGGTAG